One Thermicanus aegyptius DSM 12793 DNA segment encodes these proteins:
- a CDS encoding CdaR family transcriptional regulator, translating to MNFVRKKGEVLYPFTKELAQEIVERTMKILGRNINVMDREGVIIGSGDKERIGDVHEGALLVLKENKTVEIDERSVWRLNGVKMGINLPIHFLGETVGVIGITGHPDDIREYAHLVKMAAELVLQQSFFLEQGQWKQRLTEELINQLIFDDHIEEERFLKRAKTLGIDLSLPRFMVVIETPEQQIRFFRVLTYELEQEDVAAFTYASEIAVLKWAPHKEKSIGDVIHAAERWARKMPGGKIGIGPYGANIGEFRYSYTLAKQAVKIGRKIYPNERVYYYENIALEMVLSHIGELPLAKQFFSFYEELLCQDETGELQETLSTYIEEKGELNKTANKLFIHRNTLRYRLEKIRRITGKDPYNAKDLLQLYAALIIYRLR from the coding sequence ATGAATTTTGTGAGGAAGAAGGGAGAAGTGTTGTATCCATTTACGAAAGAGTTAGCGCAAGAAATCGTCGAACGGACCATGAAGATTTTAGGAAGAAACATTAATGTGATGGATCGGGAAGGAGTTATTATTGGCTCCGGCGATAAAGAGAGAATCGGTGATGTTCATGAAGGGGCATTGCTAGTACTAAAGGAAAATAAGACTGTTGAAATTGACGAACGGTCCGTATGGCGGCTAAACGGAGTCAAAATGGGGATTAATTTGCCAATTCATTTTCTAGGGGAAACGGTAGGAGTAATTGGCATTACTGGGCATCCTGACGACATTCGGGAGTATGCGCACTTAGTGAAAATGGCGGCTGAACTTGTGTTGCAGCAATCATTTTTTTTAGAACAAGGACAGTGGAAGCAGCGCCTCACGGAAGAGCTGATCAACCAGCTCATTTTTGATGACCATATTGAAGAGGAGCGTTTTCTCAAACGGGCAAAGACGCTCGGCATCGACTTATCTCTTCCACGGTTTATGGTGGTAATCGAAACTCCCGAACAGCAAATACGTTTTTTTCGAGTGCTTACGTACGAATTAGAGCAGGAAGATGTGGCTGCATTTACATACGCTTCCGAAATCGCCGTGTTGAAATGGGCGCCTCACAAGGAAAAAAGCATTGGAGACGTAATCCATGCGGCGGAAAGATGGGCTCGAAAGATGCCTGGAGGAAAAATTGGTATTGGTCCTTACGGTGCCAATATTGGCGAATTCAGATATTCATACACATTGGCAAAGCAAGCGGTGAAGATAGGAAGGAAAATCTACCCCAATGAACGTGTCTATTATTATGAAAACATTGCCTTGGAAATGGTTTTGTCACATATCGGGGAGCTACCGTTGGCAAAACAATTTTTTTCATTTTACGAAGAACTTCTTTGTCAAGATGAAACAGGGGAACTACAAGAAACGCTCAGTACGTATATCGAGGAAAAAGGAGAATTGAACAAGACGGCGAACAAATTATTCATTCACCGCAATACGCTGCGCTATCGTTTAGAAAAGATT
- the nadE gene encoding NAD(+) synthase, which translates to MDRFLQFIQEYRENLEEDLERRLHFIREQVLGNGLNGAVVGISGGIDSAVTAALCIRALGRDRVVGVWMPAYSQEVHGEDAAKLKEAIGLNLVTVNLNKAYDAIIQSIEEAVLPLNDMARGNTKARLRMTTLYAIANQKGYLVADTCNASEIYVGYMTKGGDGLADFNAIATLTKTQIRILAEYLGIPESIRKKPPTADLWADQTDEGEMGFTYEDLDRYIITGEADPRVKERIDTLHRISEHKRSLMPGI; encoded by the coding sequence ATGGACCGTTTTCTTCAATTTATCCAAGAATACAGGGAGAACCTGGAGGAGGATCTGGAGAGACGATTACACTTTATCCGGGAACAGGTTTTGGGGAACGGGTTAAATGGAGCGGTGGTGGGAATTTCCGGAGGCATCGACAGTGCCGTAACGGCGGCGCTATGTATCCGTGCCCTGGGACGAGACCGGGTGGTTGGGGTTTGGATGCCCGCCTACTCCCAAGAGGTGCACGGGGAGGATGCGGCGAAGCTAAAGGAGGCCATCGGGTTAAACCTCGTTACCGTGAATTTGAATAAAGCGTATGATGCGATCATCCAAAGCATCGAGGAAGCCGTACTCCCCCTGAACGATATGGCAAGGGGGAACACCAAGGCCAGGCTGCGCATGACGACCCTGTATGCCATCGCCAATCAGAAGGGGTATCTTGTGGCGGACACCTGTAACGCCAGCGAAATTTATGTGGGTTATATGACCAAAGGGGGGGATGGATTGGCCGATTTCAACGCCATCGCCACGCTGACCAAAACCCAGATTCGCATCCTAGCCGAATACCTGGGAATTCCGGAATCGATCCGCAAAAAACCCCCCACCGCCGACCTGTGGGCGGATCAGACCGATGAAGGGGAGATGGGCTTTACGTATGAAGATTTAGACCGCTACATCATCACCGGCGAGGCGGATCCCAGGGTGAAGGAGAGGATTGATACCCTGCACCGCATTTCGGAACATAAACGAAGCTTGATGCCGGGGATTTAA
- a CDS encoding LysM peptidoglycan-binding domain-containing protein, whose protein sequence is MRIHMVRPGETLSLLAKIYEVDEKEIVKANGLIEGTPIIAGMKLGIPSQGVRMSLSRDGILAGRPARPAEIPENQETGGGRGEAAEEKAPSYPPAPMEELEPKEEMKPKVELKPKEKIQPKIELKPKEGLEKPAGKEKVPENLFSKMPNAVDESSPMDPPAVKGGSAAWDWPHTYSEFFTPPGIHRPEPIDSPQAGASWMDAPPHELPSAHGPQIYASAYGFSGFPSPTPGVFPNHPFGSYGIGTPYPIRPAYGSAYDRFPGMGLPFFSYSIAPMAYPPAGMMRPPSPYGLWQGTQEKFFDLEHWAEKWEEEEEAGYK, encoded by the coding sequence GTGCGCATTCATATGGTACGTCCTGGGGAAACCTTATCCCTGTTGGCGAAAATCTATGAAGTGGATGAGAAGGAGATCGTAAAGGCGAATGGTCTGATCGAAGGAACCCCCATTATCGCTGGGATGAAATTAGGCATACCGTCCCAGGGGGTCCGCATGTCTCTCTCACGAGACGGAATCCTCGCGGGGCGACCTGCGCGGCCTGCCGAGATTCCCGAAAACCAGGAGACAGGGGGAGGAAGGGGAGAAGCGGCGGAAGAAAAAGCTCCTTCCTACCCCCCGGCACCGATGGAAGAACTAGAACCGAAGGAAGAGATGAAGCCAAAGGTAGAACTAAAGCCGAAAGAAAAGATACAACCAAAGATTGAGCTGAAACCAAAGGAAGGATTAGAAAAACCCGCCGGTAAAGAAAAGGTCCCCGAGAACCTTTTTTCCAAGATGCCGAATGCGGTCGACGAATCAAGTCCGATGGATCCTCCTGCGGTGAAGGGCGGGAGCGCTGCCTGGGATTGGCCGCATACGTACTCGGAGTTCTTCACCCCGCCGGGCATTCACCGTCCGGAACCGATCGATTCCCCGCAAGCCGGTGCGTCCTGGATGGATGCCCCGCCACACGAACTCCCATCGGCGCACGGGCCGCAAATCTATGCATCGGCCTATGGATTTTCAGGGTTCCCTTCCCCAACCCCGGGGGTGTTCCCCAATCATCCGTTCGGTTCGTACGGCATTGGGACGCCCTATCCCATCCGCCCGGCATATGGTTCAGCTTATGATCGATTTCCTGGAATGGGGTTGCCCTTCTTCTCATACAGCATCGCCCCCATGGCTTATCCTCCGGCAGGGATGATGAGGCCGCCTTCCCCTTACGGTCTCTGGCAGGGAACCCAGGAGAAATTTTTCGATTTGGAGCACTGGGCAGAAAAATGGGAGGAGGAAGAAGAGGCGGGATATAAGTAA
- the pheA gene encoding prephenate dehydratase — protein sequence MKETLAFLGPSGSFSEEAALSLPYEGERIGYRTIPDCLEAADRGEVNYAIVPIENSIEGSVNQSIDWLIHEVNLTIWAEVVLPIHHGLYVHPRNQGLPFSEIEKIYSHPQAIAQTHRYLRKELSHAEVEFMPSTSEACRLVYESPDKPWAAIGNRRAANLYHLVSRAEEIQDYEENHTRFLMVGREEPSLPPSPKRKTTILVTLGADFPGALHQVLSCFSWRKINLSRIESRPTKKGLGSYHFFIDIERPMDAILLPSTFAEIEALGCKVRFLGSYPVYESKE from the coding sequence TTGAAAGAAACGTTGGCATTCCTGGGGCCGTCCGGTTCTTTTTCAGAAGAGGCGGCCCTCTCCCTTCCGTATGAAGGGGAGCGCATCGGTTACCGAACCATCCCTGACTGTTTGGAAGCAGCCGACCGGGGAGAGGTAAACTATGCCATCGTCCCCATCGAAAACTCGATCGAAGGATCGGTGAATCAATCGATCGACTGGCTCATCCATGAAGTAAACCTAACCATCTGGGCGGAAGTGGTTTTACCCATACACCATGGCCTTTACGTTCATCCGAGGAACCAGGGGCTTCCTTTTTCCGAGATTGAGAAGATTTATTCCCATCCCCAGGCCATCGCCCAAACCCATCGCTATCTGCGAAAGGAATTGTCCCACGCGGAAGTCGAATTTATGCCCAGCACCAGTGAAGCCTGCCGTCTCGTTTATGAATCCCCGGACAAACCGTGGGCAGCCATCGGCAATCGACGTGCAGCTAACCTTTATCATCTCGTCTCTCGGGCGGAAGAAATTCAGGACTATGAGGAGAATCATACCCGTTTCCTCATGGTAGGGCGGGAGGAGCCTTCCCTTCCCCCTTCCCCCAAGAGGAAGACCACCATTCTCGTCACCTTGGGAGCCGATTTTCCGGGAGCCCTCCATCAGGTGCTCTCCTGTTTTAGCTGGCGTAAGATTAACCTTTCCCGCATCGAGTCCCGCCCCACGAAGAAGGGACTTGGGAGCTACCATTTTTTCATCGATATTGAACGGCCGATGGATGCGATTCTCCTCCCCTCCACCTTTGCGGAGATCGAAGCCCTGGGCTGCAAGGTCCGCTTTCTAGGAAGCTATCCGGTATATGAATCGAAAGAATAG
- the thrB gene encoding homoserine kinase — protein sequence MPKERRIRVQVPGTSANIGPGFDSLGIALNLYLTVTAKESLETVIHLSPALKDRLPTDETNLVYRAFSYIFEKKGETAPPLHIELDSQIPLSRGLGSSATAIVAGLLLGNEWSGSPYTKEELLQFAYEMEGHPDNVAAALYGGMTAAFVEEGRAFAVPVPVVLSLSFLAIVPETPLSTIQARSALPEHYERNDVIHTISRTALLIASLTGGDPSYLRQALTDKIHQPYRLPLIPFGEEIMAWSGKGNKGIYLSGAGPTFMALFEGRGEREAFQSLLHEEGVKWLQKVRFLSLEMDRVGARAEHLPITERV from the coding sequence GTGCCTAAAGAGAGGAGAATCCGCGTTCAAGTTCCGGGAACCTCTGCCAATATAGGTCCCGGTTTCGATTCCTTAGGGATCGCCTTAAATCTCTACCTCACCGTGACGGCGAAGGAGAGTCTGGAGACGGTGATCCACCTCTCTCCGGCCTTAAAAGATCGCCTGCCCACCGATGAAACCAACCTGGTCTATCGTGCCTTTTCCTATATTTTTGAGAAAAAGGGGGAGACGGCACCTCCCCTTCACATCGAATTGGACAGCCAGATCCCCCTCTCCCGGGGATTGGGCAGCAGCGCCACCGCCATTGTGGCCGGCCTCCTCCTGGGGAATGAATGGAGCGGCTCTCCGTATACGAAGGAGGAACTCCTCCAATTCGCTTATGAGATGGAGGGACACCCGGATAACGTGGCGGCAGCCCTCTATGGAGGAATGACGGCGGCCTTTGTCGAGGAGGGGAGAGCCTTTGCCGTTCCGGTTCCGGTCGTACTTTCCCTCTCCTTTTTAGCCATCGTTCCGGAGACTCCCCTCTCCACCATCCAGGCTAGATCGGCTCTTCCGGAACACTATGAACGAAACGATGTCATTCATACGATCTCAAGGACCGCTCTCCTCATCGCCTCCTTAACGGGAGGAGATCCCTCCTACCTAAGGCAGGCTTTAACGGACAAGATTCATCAACCTTACCGTCTTCCCCTTATTCCTTTCGGAGAAGAGATCATGGCCTGGAGCGGTAAGGGGAACAAAGGGATTTATCTTAGCGGTGCCGGTCCCACCTTCATGGCCCTTTTTGAAGGACGGGGGGAGAGAGAGGCGTTTCAATCCCTGCTCCACGAAGAAGGGGTAAAATGGCTTCAAAAAGTCCGCTTCCTATCTCTGGAGATGGATCGGGTAGGAGCCCGGGCAGAACATCTCCCCATCACAGAACGGGTCTAA
- the thrC gene encoding threonine synthase: protein MAQGILQRYKAYLPVTESTPLLTLNEGNTPLVFLPRMSESLGVELHVKLEGLNPTGSFKDRGMVMAVAKAMEEGSRTIICASTGNTSASAAAYAARAGLRAIVIIPEGKVALGKLAQAFLYGAEVYQIRGNFDQGLRLVRQLTESEPITLVNSVNPYRIEGQKTAAFEIVDELGSAPDILAIPVGNAGNITAYWKGFVQYLPHGKRPRMFGFEAEGAAAIVRGEPIAEPETVATAIRIGNPASWTGAVEAMRQSGGKIDSVTDREIVSAYQDLARLEGIFVEPASAASVAGVRKEVISGEIRKGSRVVAVLTGNGLKDPGTAMEVAPPVTQSIDADLTSLIRALRQREMEGEKSRA from the coding sequence ATGGCCCAAGGCATATTACAAAGATATAAAGCATATCTCCCTGTGACGGAATCAACCCCTCTGTTAACCCTAAACGAGGGAAATACCCCCCTGGTCTTTCTCCCCCGTATGTCGGAGAGTCTGGGGGTTGAACTGCATGTAAAACTTGAAGGGCTAAACCCCACCGGTTCGTTTAAAGACCGGGGGATGGTGATGGCCGTCGCCAAAGCGATGGAGGAAGGGAGCCGGACCATCATCTGTGCTTCCACCGGAAATACCTCCGCCTCTGCAGCCGCTTATGCGGCCCGGGCCGGGCTCCGGGCGATCGTGATCATCCCGGAAGGAAAGGTGGCGCTGGGTAAACTGGCGCAAGCCTTTCTCTACGGAGCGGAGGTGTATCAGATCCGCGGCAATTTTGATCAAGGGCTCCGCCTTGTCCGGCAGCTCACCGAATCAGAACCCATCACCCTGGTCAATTCGGTTAACCCTTATCGGATCGAAGGGCAGAAAACGGCTGCCTTTGAGATCGTGGACGAGTTGGGAAGCGCTCCGGATATCCTGGCGATCCCGGTGGGTAACGCGGGAAACATCACCGCCTATTGGAAGGGTTTTGTCCAGTATCTTCCACATGGGAAACGGCCGCGCATGTTCGGTTTTGAAGCGGAGGGGGCTGCAGCGATCGTCCGAGGGGAACCCATCGCAGAGCCGGAGACCGTCGCAACGGCGATCCGCATCGGCAACCCTGCGAGTTGGACAGGGGCGGTAGAAGCGATGCGGCAATCCGGGGGGAAGATTGACTCCGTGACCGATCGAGAGATCGTATCCGCCTATCAGGATTTGGCACGGTTGGAAGGGATCTTCGTTGAACCCGCCTCCGCCGCCTCCGTGGCGGGAGTCCGCAAAGAGGTCATATCAGGGGAAATACGGAAAGGATCTCGAGTCGTCGCCGTTCTGACGGGAAATGGCTTAAAGGATCCGGGGACGGCCATGGAAGTTGCCCCGCCTGTGACCCAATCCATCGATGCGGATCTCACCTCTCTCATCAGAGCCCTGCGCCAAAGAGAGATGGAGGGGGAAAAGAGCCGTGCCTAA
- a CDS encoding ACT domain-containing protein produces MDLKGKPEETFYLVRGDLLPEAIVKTIEAKQLLASGKTETVMEAVQRTGLSRSAFYKYKDGVFPFQAVVKEKIIVVSMNLVHKTGILSQVLRYIAETGCNVLTINQAIPLQGVANVTLTLDTSTLESSVSELIDGLNQMEGVSKASVVGRG; encoded by the coding sequence ATGGACTTGAAGGGAAAACCGGAGGAGACCTTCTATTTAGTTCGCGGTGATCTCCTCCCAGAAGCGATTGTGAAAACCATCGAAGCAAAACAATTGTTGGCCAGCGGGAAAACGGAAACGGTGATGGAGGCCGTACAGAGAACGGGATTAAGCCGGAGTGCCTTTTATAAATATAAGGACGGTGTCTTTCCTTTTCAGGCGGTCGTGAAAGAGAAGATCATCGTGGTGAGCATGAATCTGGTTCACAAGACAGGGATTCTATCCCAAGTATTGCGCTATATTGCAGAAACGGGCTGTAACGTTCTCACCATCAATCAAGCCATTCCCCTGCAGGGGGTAGCCAATGTAACGCTTACCCTGGACACTTCTACCTTGGAGAGTAGTGTGAGTGAACTCATTGATGGATTGAATCAAATGGAGGGGGTTTCCAAAGCGAGCGTCGTCGGGAGGGGGTAA
- a CDS encoding M23 family metallopeptidase: protein MNGKILRRTEKTITILLLGSLLVLISGCGEEAGNSVSPPQVETPPASDLPTTPEEIISHFHRNDFAYIYEHATKSFQQQLPYQSLAELGKAFNEGVKEYRLETKFKTKDGWKYIWIDDSKRKSVTAVLNEKNRLEALLITPLETYSANDGIYSKTIFSLPFEGVWFVLSGGTDEVVNYHYKSEQERYAVDFVQMEEGVEYEGTGATNEEYYCYGEPVYAPAEGSVVAVEEDVEENQPGIPNLDDPFGNYVILKHGSGEYSLLSQLQKGSVAVEIGDKVSRGDLLGYVGNSGDSMEPHLHFQVMDSPHLDEMKSINIRFQGYGQLVQGMWVENKG, encoded by the coding sequence ATGAATGGGAAGATCCTGCGAAGGACAGAAAAAACGATTACGATACTTCTATTAGGAAGCCTGCTCGTACTCATCAGCGGTTGTGGGGAAGAAGCGGGCAATTCCGTCTCTCCGCCTCAAGTGGAAACTCCTCCTGCATCCGATCTTCCTACCACTCCCGAAGAGATCATCTCCCATTTTCATCGGAACGACTTTGCCTACATCTACGAACATGCCACGAAGAGCTTTCAGCAACAGCTCCCTTATCAAAGTCTGGCCGAGTTGGGAAAAGCCTTTAATGAAGGGGTTAAAGAATACCGATTAGAGACGAAATTTAAAACAAAGGATGGATGGAAATATATTTGGATCGACGACTCAAAGAGGAAATCGGTTACCGCGGTCTTAAATGAGAAAAATCGTTTGGAGGCCCTCCTCATTACTCCGCTCGAGACCTATTCGGCCAACGACGGAATATATAGCAAAACCATTTTTTCCCTTCCCTTCGAAGGGGTCTGGTTTGTCCTCTCGGGCGGCACCGATGAGGTGGTCAATTATCACTATAAATCGGAGCAGGAGCGGTATGCCGTGGACTTCGTCCAGATGGAGGAAGGGGTGGAATACGAAGGAACCGGGGCGACGAATGAAGAGTATTATTGCTATGGGGAGCCGGTATATGCCCCTGCCGAGGGAAGCGTTGTCGCTGTGGAGGAGGATGTGGAGGAAAATCAGCCGGGAATCCCCAATCTTGACGACCCGTTTGGAAACTATGTGATTTTAAAACATGGAAGCGGGGAATACAGCCTCCTGTCCCAATTGCAAAAGGGGAGCGTTGCGGTGGAGATAGGGGATAAGGTTTCCCGCGGGGATCTGCTGGGTTATGTGGGAAACTCCGGGGATTCCATGGAGCCCCACCTTCATTTCCAGGTGATGGACTCTCCTCATCTGGATGAGATGAAATCGATCAACATCCGTTTTCAGGGCTACGGTCAATTGGTGCAAGGAATGTGGGTAGAAAACAAGGGATGA
- a CDS encoding cbb3-type cytochrome c oxidase subunit I: MKEAGTTRISFLKSVLIFTLILSFSVLLMGGYWVFKDQAPRPEKVVNQAGEIVFTKEQLIGGQAVFQKYGLMDYGTVLGDGSYLGPDYTAETLRVYTEAMQEFYARVDYKKAFTALSSTEQAAIREKVIAEIKENRYDAAKKQLVLTDAQTAGLEAVRVYYKKAFTQGDENGILPAFISEAHMPRGDRAYVASGDQIDQLSDFFFWTAWLSSTLRPGETITYTNNWPFYTEAGNQLSFGAILWSGISVTVLILMLALIMFVYYRYKLEMEEAYLPGHFPSFNLAADPLTPSQRKTGKYFAVVAALFFVQVMFGGLLAHYYLEPDSFYGLDWIVNLFPFTLAKTYHLQLAIFWIATAWLGMGIYVAPLVGGREPKYQGLLVDFLFWALVVLVGGSMVGEWLGAKGFLGNVWFLLGHQGWEYLELGRIWQIILAIGMTLWLIIVYRGLRDGLKQEKDRGGLVHLLFYSAIAVPFFYLFAFLINPGTSFTFADYWRWWIIHLWVEGIFEVFAVVVIGFLMVQMKLTTKASTIRALYFQIILLLGSGVIGIGHHYYYNGSPEVWVALGAVFSALEVIPLTLLILDAYGHYRMLRHGGVNFPYRASFWFLISTAIWNLLGAGVLGFLINLPAVNYFEHGQMLTAAHGHGSMMGVYGMFAIAVLLFSLRNVVKPEWWNDKWLKVSVWGLNLGLAGMILFTLLPVGLVQLKMAYDSGYWFSRSAAFFQDGSVRFLLWIRLIPDSAFILLGVVPLLIFTVRALFNLRKPTVKEGELLEM; this comes from the coding sequence ATGAAAGAGGCGGGAACCACCCGGATTTCCTTTCTTAAATCGGTTCTCATTTTTACGCTCATTTTAAGTTTTTCGGTTCTCCTCATGGGGGGGTACTGGGTTTTTAAAGACCAAGCTCCCCGTCCCGAGAAGGTGGTTAATCAAGCGGGGGAAATTGTTTTTACCAAGGAGCAGCTCATCGGTGGACAGGCGGTTTTCCAAAAGTATGGGTTGATGGATTATGGAACGGTGCTCGGGGATGGTTCCTATTTGGGCCCGGATTACACGGCGGAAACCCTCCGAGTGTATACGGAAGCGATGCAGGAATTCTACGCAAGAGTCGATTATAAGAAAGCATTTACCGCCTTATCCTCTACAGAACAGGCGGCGATCCGTGAAAAGGTGATTGCGGAGATCAAAGAAAACCGTTACGATGCGGCGAAAAAGCAATTGGTCTTGACAGATGCCCAGACCGCCGGATTGGAAGCTGTGAGGGTGTATTACAAGAAAGCCTTTACCCAAGGGGATGAGAATGGGATTCTACCCGCCTTCATCTCCGAAGCGCACATGCCTCGTGGGGATCGCGCCTACGTCGCATCAGGAGACCAAATTGATCAACTCTCCGATTTCTTCTTTTGGACCGCATGGCTTTCCAGTACCTTGCGGCCTGGAGAAACGATCACCTATACCAACAATTGGCCTTTTTATACGGAAGCGGGCAATCAACTTTCCTTTGGCGCCATTTTGTGGAGCGGCATCTCCGTCACAGTACTCATCCTCATGTTAGCCCTGATCATGTTTGTCTACTATCGCTACAAACTGGAGATGGAAGAGGCTTATCTCCCTGGGCATTTCCCCTCATTCAATCTGGCGGCAGATCCGCTAACTCCTTCCCAACGGAAGACGGGAAAATATTTTGCCGTGGTTGCAGCTCTCTTCTTTGTACAGGTCATGTTTGGAGGACTCCTGGCCCACTATTATTTGGAACCCGATTCTTTCTATGGATTGGATTGGATCGTTAATCTCTTTCCTTTTACGTTGGCGAAAACCTACCATCTTCAATTGGCCATTTTCTGGATCGCCACGGCTTGGCTGGGCATGGGGATCTATGTGGCTCCCCTCGTCGGCGGAAGGGAGCCGAAATATCAGGGGTTACTGGTAGACTTCCTCTTTTGGGCACTCGTTGTTTTGGTTGGCGGGAGCATGGTGGGAGAGTGGTTAGGAGCGAAAGGCTTCCTGGGAAATGTCTGGTTTCTTCTCGGTCATCAGGGATGGGAGTACTTGGAACTTGGAAGGATCTGGCAGATTATTTTGGCGATCGGAATGACCCTTTGGCTGATCATCGTCTATCGAGGCTTAAGAGATGGGCTAAAGCAGGAAAAAGACCGGGGCGGTCTGGTTCACCTTCTCTTCTATTCAGCCATCGCCGTTCCCTTCTTTTACCTCTTCGCCTTTCTCATAAATCCGGGAACCAGCTTTACTTTTGCCGACTACTGGCGCTGGTGGATCATCCATCTCTGGGTGGAGGGCATCTTCGAAGTATTTGCCGTCGTGGTCATCGGTTTTCTCATGGTGCAGATGAAACTTACCACCAAAGCTTCCACGATACGAGCCCTTTACTTTCAGATCATCCTTTTGCTAGGTTCCGGCGTGATCGGGATTGGACATCATTATTACTATAACGGTTCACCGGAGGTATGGGTTGCCCTGGGAGCGGTCTTCTCTGCCTTGGAAGTGATTCCACTCACCCTCCTTATTCTCGACGCTTACGGACACTACAGGATGTTGCGACATGGGGGAGTAAACTTCCCCTACCGTGCCTCATTCTGGTTCCTTATCTCCACCGCCATATGGAACCTTCTTGGAGCGGGCGTCTTGGGCTTTTTGATCAATCTACCGGCGGTCAACTATTTTGAACATGGGCAAATGTTGACTGCAGCCCATGGGCATGGCTCAATGATGGGGGTCTATGGGATGTTTGCCATCGCCGTCCTTCTCTTCTCCCTCCGGAATGTGGTGAAACCGGAGTGGTGGAACGACAAGTGGCTGAAGGTATCGGTGTGGGGGTTAAACTTAGGACTCGCGGGCATGATTCTCTTCACACTCCTTCCCGTGGGGTTGGTTCAATTAAAAATGGCCTACGATTCCGGGTACTGGTTTTCACGCTCCGCCGCATTTTTTCAAGATGGATCGGTTCGCTTCCTTCTCTGGATTCGGTTGATTCCCGATTCCGCCTTTATCCTCCTGGGAGTGGTTCCCCTCCTCATCTTCACGGTTCGCGCGCTCTTTAACCTGAGGAAACCGACGGTGAAAGAGGGAGAACTTCTGGAGATGTAA
- a CDS encoding anti-sigma-I factor RsgI family protein, with the protein MKKGKGIVLKLEQDGMILLGQDGGFYRRPLPHPLPLLGEELEYEIEEELAPSNEGIAGKKGFPGIQRFPLRRLAVAALILLIIAGSILIRPITPEAAYVVALDINPNLELYVDRQDRVQKVIAYDEETNRFLEGLLLKGANITEAVGEITARAKEKGYLQKPDAWVVATVVPLKSEVKKEEILAKIGEVLTAGEEKGKVILTSADPKNLDEAHKKNLPVYKYAVLQYLEKSGSKISEKEKKTPTVQLMEEFKINLNDILNDGEILRQEPQKGDNGKGKKDENTEDQGVNGIDGVKRAEGEKKGQKKDDAGKNASGRTGEGIKQSGEIKQVGEKTGGKETNESGNNESGNNESGNKESGNKEGSGKKNEGGKDVKAEHEKKKGGEKEKGNEQNQGDGKR; encoded by the coding sequence ATGAAAAAGGGAAAAGGGATCGTTTTAAAGCTGGAACAGGACGGGATGATCCTTCTGGGGCAAGATGGAGGATTTTACCGCCGCCCTCTTCCCCATCCCCTCCCCCTCCTCGGCGAGGAGTTGGAATATGAGATCGAAGAGGAGTTGGCTCCTTCGAACGAGGGCATCGCCGGCAAGAAGGGATTTCCTGGGATACAACGATTCCCCCTGCGCCGCCTCGCGGTGGCCGCCCTGATCCTCCTCATCATTGCAGGGTCCATATTGATTCGACCGATCACACCGGAGGCCGCCTATGTCGTTGCCCTGGACATCAATCCCAACCTGGAGCTTTATGTGGACCGCCAAGATCGGGTGCAAAAGGTGATTGCCTATGATGAGGAAACGAACCGTTTCTTAGAAGGGCTTCTGTTAAAAGGGGCGAACATAACGGAGGCGGTTGGCGAGATTACGGCCAGAGCGAAAGAGAAAGGGTATCTTCAAAAACCGGATGCCTGGGTCGTCGCTACCGTTGTTCCGCTAAAAAGTGAGGTCAAAAAAGAAGAAATCCTTGCGAAAATCGGCGAGGTCTTGACGGCAGGTGAAGAGAAAGGGAAAGTGATCCTCACTTCCGCCGATCCGAAAAATCTGGACGAGGCCCACAAAAAAAATCTTCCCGTTTATAAATATGCCGTTCTCCAATATTTAGAAAAAAGTGGGTCGAAGATTTCCGAGAAAGAGAAAAAAACGCCGACCGTACAACTGATGGAGGAATTCAAGATCAACCTGAACGATATCCTGAACGACGGGGAAATCTTGAGACAAGAACCCCAAAAAGGGGACAACGGCAAGGGGAAGAAGGACGAGAACACGGAGGATCAGGGAGTGAATGGGATCGACGGAGTGAAGCGGGCGGAAGGGGAGAAGAAGGGTCAGAAGAAAGATGATGCGGGGAAGAATGCGAGCGGCCGGACCGGGGAAGGCATAAAACAGAGCGGGGAGATAAAGCAAGTAGGAGAAAAGACGGGAGGAAAAGAAACGAACGAATCGGGAAATAACGAATCGGGAAATAACGAATCGGGAAATAAGGAATCGGGAAATAAGGAAGGGTCCGGCAAAAAGAACGAAGGGGGAAAGGATGTAAAGGCGGAACATGAGAAGAAAAAAGGTGGAGAGAAAGAAAAAGGGAACGAGCAAAACCAAGGAGATGGGAAGAGATGA